One genomic segment of Kogia breviceps isolate mKogBre1 chromosome 11, mKogBre1 haplotype 1, whole genome shotgun sequence includes these proteins:
- the BOLA3 gene encoding bolA-like protein 3, with protein MAAWSPAAAAPLLRGARRLLLHGAQRMFASQTEGELKVTQILKEKFPRATAIKVTDISGGCGAMYEIQIESEEFKEKRTVQQHQMVNQALKEEIKGMHGLRIFTFVPKH; from the exons ATGGCGGCGTGGAGCCCGGCTGCGGCAGCGCCACTACTCCGCGGAGCCCGCCGG CTTCTTCTCCACGGTGCCCAGCGTATGTTTGCCTCGCAGACTGAGGGGGAGCTCAAAGTGACTcaaattctcaaagaaaaattTCCTCGAGCTACAGCTATCAAAGTCACTGACATTTCAG GAGGCTGTGGGGCAATGTATGAAATTCAAATCGAATCGGAAGAATTTAAGGAGAAGAGAACTGTCCAGCAGCACCAGATGGTAAATCAG GcactaaaagaagaaatcaaaggtaTGCACGGATTGCGGATATTTACCTTTGTCCCCAAACACTGA
- the MOB1A gene encoding MOB kinase activator 1A isoform X1 — translation MSFLFSSRSSKTFKPKKNIPEGSHQYELLKHAEATLGSGNLRQAVMLPEGEDLNEWIAVNTVDFFNQINMLYGTITEFCTEASCPVMSAGPRYEYHWADGTNIKKPIKCSAPKYIDYLMTWVQDQLDDETLFPSKIGVPFPKNFMSVAKTILKRLFRVYAHIYHQHFDSVMQLQEEAHLNTSFKHFIFFVQEFNLIDRRELAPLQELIEKLGSKDR, via the exons TAGTAGCCGCTCTTCTAAAACATTCAAACCAAAGAAGAATATCCCTGAAGGATCTCATCAGTATGAACTCTTAAAACATGCAGAAGCAACTCTAGGAAGTGGGAATCTGAGACAAGCTGTTATGTTGCCAGAGGGAGAGGACCTCAATGAATGGATTGCGGTTAACA CTGTGGATTTCTTCAACCAGATCAACATGTTATATGGAACTATCACAGAATTCTGCACTGAAGCAAGCTGTCCAGTCATGTCTGCAGGTCCAAG ATATGAATATCATTGGGCAGATGGTACTAATATTAAAAAGCCGATCAAATGTTCTGCACCAAAATACATTGACTATTTGATGACTTGGGTTCAGGATCAACTTGATGATGAAactctttttccttctaaaattg GTGTCCCATTTCCTAAAAACTTCATGTCTGTGGCAAAGACCATTCTAAAGCGTCTGTTCAGGGTTTATGCCCATATTTATCACCAGCACTTTGATTCTGTGATGCAGCTGCAGGAGGAGGCCCACCTCAACACCTCCTTTAAgcactttattttctttgttcag gaGTTTAATCTGATTGATAGGCGTGAGTTGGCACCTCTTCAGGAATTAATTGAGAAGCTTGGATCGaaagacagataa
- the MOB1A gene encoding MOB kinase activator 1A isoform X2: protein MSFLFSRSSKTFKPKKNIPEGSHQYELLKHAEATLGSGNLRQAVMLPEGEDLNEWIAVNTVDFFNQINMLYGTITEFCTEASCPVMSAGPRYEYHWADGTNIKKPIKCSAPKYIDYLMTWVQDQLDDETLFPSKIGVPFPKNFMSVAKTILKRLFRVYAHIYHQHFDSVMQLQEEAHLNTSFKHFIFFVQEFNLIDRRELAPLQELIEKLGSKDR from the exons TAGCCGCTCTTCTAAAACATTCAAACCAAAGAAGAATATCCCTGAAGGATCTCATCAGTATGAACTCTTAAAACATGCAGAAGCAACTCTAGGAAGTGGGAATCTGAGACAAGCTGTTATGTTGCCAGAGGGAGAGGACCTCAATGAATGGATTGCGGTTAACA CTGTGGATTTCTTCAACCAGATCAACATGTTATATGGAACTATCACAGAATTCTGCACTGAAGCAAGCTGTCCAGTCATGTCTGCAGGTCCAAG ATATGAATATCATTGGGCAGATGGTACTAATATTAAAAAGCCGATCAAATGTTCTGCACCAAAATACATTGACTATTTGATGACTTGGGTTCAGGATCAACTTGATGATGAAactctttttccttctaaaattg GTGTCCCATTTCCTAAAAACTTCATGTCTGTGGCAAAGACCATTCTAAAGCGTCTGTTCAGGGTTTATGCCCATATTTATCACCAGCACTTTGATTCTGTGATGCAGCTGCAGGAGGAGGCCCACCTCAACACCTCCTTTAAgcactttattttctttgttcag gaGTTTAATCTGATTGATAGGCGTGAGTTGGCACCTCTTCAGGAATTAATTGAGAAGCTTGGATCGaaagacagataa